The following coding sequences are from one Primulina eburnea isolate SZY01 chromosome 15, ASM2296580v1, whole genome shotgun sequence window:
- the LOC140813815 gene encoding heat stress transcription factor A-4c-like → MMDEAPSTSNSLPPFLAKTYEMVDDPSTNSLVSWSQNNKSFVVPNPPEFARVLLPKFFKHSNFSSFIRQLNTYGFRKVDPEQWEFANEGFVRGQPLLLLNIHRRKPVHSHSTPNVSTFPLLTESERKGYEDDIERVKRDKESLQLELQRRKEEQQGLKVKMRALTERVQNMEQGHRNMLSSLARVLHEPAVALDLMPQTEVHDRKRRFPGNSFFPDERSTEDNQGVSSQISSMEHIDVNSLLTLNIEVLEQLDSSLMLWEKIALDAREGLAQSYSSLELDESTNCAPSPTISYTQLNVDVESRTSGIDMNSKPNSVVPEEQPPIEEQAVGTATTARAGINDVFWEQFLTENPGSNDSSESRTKRKDEGKRNEQKPVDRGTFWWNIRNVNNLVEQLGHLTSAEKT, encoded by the exons ATGATGGATGAAGCTCCAAGTACCTCCAATTCCCTGCCTCCTTTCCTGGCAAAGACTTACGAAATGGTGGATGATCCTTCGACAAATTCTCTTGTATCCTGGAGTCAAAACAATAAAAGCTTCGTTGTGCCGAATCCGCCAGAATTTGCTAGAGTCCTCTTGCCTAAATTCTTTAAGCACAGTAATTTCTCCAGCTTTATCAGGCAACTGAATACATAT GGTTTCAGGAAAGTTGATCCTGAGCAGTGGGAATTTGCAAATGAGGGTTTTGTCAGAGGCCAGCCACTACTTTTGCTGAACATCCATAGACGCAAACCAGTTCACAGTCATTCCACGCCAAATGTGTCAACTTTCCCTCTACTAACTGAATCGGAAAGGAAAGGGTACGAGGATGATATTGAGAGGGTAAAGCGCGATAAAGAATCCCTTCAGTTGGAATTGCAGAGACGCAAAGAAGAGCAGCAAGGACTTAAAGTGAAGATGAGGGCTTTGACAGAACGTGTGCAGAATATGGAACAAGGCCACAGAAACATGTTATCCTCTCTGGCCCGGGTGCTACACGAACCAGCTGTTGCTCTTGATCTTATGCCGCAAACTGAAGTTCATGATAGAAAAAGAAGATTTCCTGGAAATAGCTTCTTCCCTGATGAAAGGAGCACGGAAGATAATCAAGGGGTTTCTTCTCAGATTTCGTCAATGGAGCATATAGATGTTAATTCACTTTTAACGCTCAACATCGAAGTGTTGGAACAGCTAGATTCTTCTCTAATGTTGTGGGAAAAAATAGCGCTTGATGCCCGTGAAGGTTTAGCACAAAGTTATTCATCATTGGAGTTGGATGAATCTACAAATTGTGCACCTAGCCCTACCATATCTTACACCCAACTAAATGTTGATGTTGAGTCCAGGACTTCTGGGATTGACATGAATTCCAAGCCTAATTCTGTTGTTCCTGAGGAGCAGCCTCCTATTGAAGAACAAGCAGTTGGGACAGCTACCACTGCAAGAGCTGGGATCAATGATGTTTTCTGGGAACAGTTTCTTACTGAAAATCCAGGTTCAAATGATTCATCTGAAAGTCGGACTAAGAGGAAAGATGAGGGGAAGAGAAACGAACAAAAACCAGTTGATCGTGGGACGTTTTGGTGGAATATAAGGAATGTAAATAACCTCGTGGAGCAGTTGGGACATCTTACTTCAGCGGAGAAAACTTGA